In Kitasatospora gansuensis, a genomic segment contains:
- a CDS encoding DEAD/DEAH box helicase has translation MNRSSRSSYQNASSRSAASSRSGGGAGSRSRSGGSSFYGDRPAGGGRSSGRNGRQNSSPQGEFAMPVSTTPALPPVESFEELDMPKALLSVLTRQGVTSPFPIQAATLPNSLAGRDVLGRGRTGSGKTIAFGLAVLARTAGQRAEPRRPLALILVPTRELAQQVTEALTPYAHAVRLRMAAVVGGMSIGRQAQALNRGAEIVVATPGRLKDLIQRGDCQLDGVGITVLDEADQMADMGFLPQVTELLQQVAEGCQTMLFSATLDRNVDRLVRTFLKDPVTHSVDPSAGAVSTMEHHVLQVQHADKNATIAHIASRDGGVIMFIDTKHGADRLVQDLLANGVKAAALHGGKSQPERTRTLEQFRNGQVTALIATNVAARGIHVDGLDLVVNLDPPNDHKDYLHRAGRTARAGESGTVVTLVLPNQRREMARMLTTAAITPASSVRVHSTDEELARITGARVPTGIPTVIAAPVVERPSRSASSNRNRRRRPTTVRGTQSADNRRAAPSRIALAA, from the coding sequence ATGAACCGCTCCAGTCGCTCCTCCTACCAGAACGCCAGCTCCCGCTCCGCCGCGTCCTCCCGCTCCGGTGGCGGCGCCGGCTCCAGGTCCCGCTCCGGCGGCAGCTCCTTCTACGGCGACCGCCCGGCCGGCGGCGGGCGTTCCTCCGGCCGGAACGGCCGTCAGAACTCGTCCCCGCAGGGCGAGTTCGCGATGCCGGTGAGCACCACCCCGGCACTGCCGCCGGTCGAGTCCTTCGAGGAGCTGGACATGCCGAAGGCACTGCTGTCGGTGCTGACCCGCCAGGGCGTCACCTCGCCGTTCCCGATCCAGGCCGCCACGCTGCCCAACTCGCTGGCCGGCCGCGACGTGCTGGGCCGGGGCCGCACCGGCTCCGGCAAGACCATCGCGTTCGGTCTCGCCGTCCTGGCCCGCACCGCCGGACAGCGCGCCGAACCCCGCCGCCCGCTGGCCCTGATCCTGGTCCCCACCCGTGAGCTGGCCCAGCAGGTCACCGAAGCCCTCACCCCCTACGCCCATGCGGTGCGGCTGCGGATGGCGGCCGTGGTCGGCGGGATGTCGATCGGACGCCAGGCACAGGCGCTCAACCGCGGCGCCGAGATCGTCGTCGCCACCCCCGGCCGGCTCAAGGACCTGATCCAGCGCGGCGACTGCCAGCTGGACGGCGTCGGCATCACCGTGCTGGACGAGGCCGACCAGATGGCCGACATGGGCTTCCTGCCGCAGGTCACCGAGCTCCTCCAGCAGGTCGCCGAGGGCTGCCAGACGATGCTGTTCTCCGCCACCCTGGACCGCAACGTCGACCGCCTGGTGCGGACCTTCCTCAAGGACCCGGTCACCCACTCGGTCGACCCGTCCGCCGGAGCGGTCAGCACGATGGAGCACCACGTGCTCCAGGTCCAGCACGCCGACAAGAACGCCACGATCGCCCACATCGCCTCCCGGGACGGCGGGGTGATCATGTTCATCGACACCAAGCACGGCGCGGACCGCCTGGTCCAGGACCTGCTCGCCAACGGGGTGAAGGCCGCGGCCCTGCACGGCGGCAAGTCCCAGCCGGAGCGCACCCGCACCCTGGAGCAGTTCCGCAACGGCCAGGTGACCGCGCTGATCGCCACCAACGTCGCCGCCCGCGGCATCCACGTCGACGGACTCGACCTGGTGGTCAACCTGGACCCGCCGAACGACCACAAGGACTACCTGCACCGGGCCGGCCGCACCGCCCGGGCCGGCGAGTCCGGCACCGTCGTCACCCTGGTGCTGCCCAACCAGCGCCGCGAGATGGCCCGCATGTTGACCACCGCCGCCATCACCCCCGCCTCCTCCGTCCGGGTCCACTCCACCGACGAGGAACTGGCCCGCATCACCGGCGCCCGGGTCCCCACCGGCATCCCCACGGTGATCGCCGCCCCCGTCGTCGAGCGTCCGAGCCGCAGCGCCTCCTCGAACCGCAACCGTCGCCGCCGCCCCACCACCGTTCGCGGCACTCAGTCCGCCGACAACCGCCGCGCAGCGCCCAGTCGTATCGCCCTTGCCGCGTAG
- a CDS encoding cold-shock protein translates to MANGTVKWFNAEKGFGFIEQEGGGPDVFAHYSNINANGFRELLEGQKVEFDVTQGQKGPQAENIRPL, encoded by the coding sequence ATGGCTAATGGCACTGTGAAGTGGTTCAACGCGGAAAAGGGCTTCGGCTTCATCGAGCAGGAGGGTGGCGGTCCTGACGTGTTCGCCCACTACTCGAACATCAACGCCAACGGCTTCCGTGAGCTGCTCGAGGGCCAGAAGGTCGAGTTCGACGTCACGCAGGGCCAGAAGGGCCCGCAGGCCGAGAACATTCGTCCGCTGTAG
- a CDS encoding LuxR C-terminal-related transcriptional regulator — MLEALGLSATGAVVYRAMLDHPGHGVDEIAAQCALSPTQVHDHLDELAGLMLVRASADHPGRMRAIDPEVGLADMLARQEAELAARQARLAASRAAVTRMVADRAEHRATHGEHLLGMDAIHARLEQMGHSTTSEVLSSQPGNQRPEDLTASRPADAKVLARGVTMRTLYQDSTRHQPHVTTYAHWLLSQGSEVRTAPAIPQRMVIVDRAQALVPIDPADNRKGALHVTEPGILHALLDLFEQAWNTAVPLGAAQPDDPATGLTPTERELLRLLGTGLTDDAAGQRLGISSRTVGRHMASIMERLGAASRFEAGIKAAHKGWL; from the coding sequence ATGTTGGAGGCACTGGGCCTGTCGGCCACGGGGGCTGTGGTCTACCGGGCCATGCTCGACCACCCCGGACACGGCGTGGATGAGATCGCCGCGCAGTGCGCCCTTTCTCCCACGCAGGTCCACGACCACCTCGACGAGCTCGCCGGCCTCATGCTGGTGCGCGCGTCCGCCGACCATCCCGGACGGATGCGCGCCATCGACCCCGAGGTCGGCCTCGCCGACATGCTCGCCCGCCAGGAAGCCGAACTCGCGGCCCGCCAGGCCCGCCTCGCCGCCTCCCGCGCCGCCGTCACCCGCATGGTCGCCGACCGCGCCGAACACCGCGCCACCCATGGCGAACACCTCCTGGGCATGGACGCGATCCACGCCCGCCTCGAACAGATGGGCCACTCCACCACCAGCGAGGTCCTCAGCAGCCAGCCCGGCAACCAGCGCCCGGAGGATCTCACCGCCAGCCGCCCCGCGGACGCCAAGGTCCTGGCCCGTGGCGTCACCATGCGCACCCTCTATCAGGACTCCACCCGCCACCAGCCCCACGTCACCACCTACGCCCACTGGCTGCTCAGTCAGGGCAGCGAGGTCCGTACCGCGCCGGCGATCCCCCAGCGCATGGTCATCGTCGACCGTGCCCAGGCCCTCGTCCCCATCGACCCCGCCGACAACCGCAAAGGCGCGCTTCACGTCACAGAGCCCGGCATCCTCCACGCCCTGCTCGACCTCTTCGAGCAAGCCTGGAACACCGCCGTCCCGCTCGGCGCAGCCCAGCCCGACGACCCGGCCACCGGACTCACCCCCACCGAACGCGAGCTGCTGCGCCTGCTCGGCACAGGACTCACCGACGACGCGGCAGGACAGCGCCTGGGCATCTCCTCCCGCACCGTCGGCCGCCACATGGCGTCCATCATGGAACGCCTCGGTGCCGCCAGCCGCTTCGAAGCAGGCATCAAAGCCGCCCACAAGGGCTGGCTCTGA
- a CDS encoding CHAP domain-containing protein: protein MSKPAIRRIAALATASAFLPVSMVLGAQSASASVGSSIVNIAQANIGDGACSTNSAGGTGFYSSCTGDAGSPENWCADFAKWVWSQSGVNVTGLTAGAGSFAQYNGGLHSTPHVGDAVVFNYAAGWASHVAIVASVNTDGTITTIGGNEGGIRGTYASTSHVRQSSKFSGAVGYSSYYGMRISGYASPIGGSDNTAPTTPPAATVPTTAHLFALGSDNRIYNDEGDYAAGKWSGYDMVDNTAGFKKTAAATVGTTVHLFAIGSDDRVYSNDGNYAAGSWNGYKLVDNAAGFKQITTAVTGNTVHLYAIGSDDRVYSNDGDYTTGSWSGFKLVDNTAGFKQITAAATGNTVHLYAIGSDDRVYGDNGDYATGSWSGFSQVDSTAGFSQITASATGNTVRLFAIGSDKRIYGDNGDYSAGKWSGFSQVDNAAGFNQIASVALGNTVHLYAIGADNRVYDNAGNYTAGSWSGFSQVDNTAGFQQITVAPGA, encoded by the coding sequence ATGTCCAAGCCCGCTATCCGCCGCATCGCCGCCCTCGCCACCGCCTCCGCCTTCCTGCCCGTCTCGATGGTGCTCGGCGCGCAGAGCGCCTCGGCGTCGGTCGGCTCGTCGATCGTCAACATCGCCCAGGCCAACATCGGCGACGGCGCCTGCTCCACCAACAGCGCGGGCGGCACGGGCTTCTACAGCAGTTGCACCGGCGACGCCGGCTCGCCCGAGAACTGGTGCGCGGACTTCGCCAAGTGGGTCTGGTCGCAGAGCGGCGTCAACGTCACCGGCCTGACCGCCGGCGCGGGCAGCTTCGCCCAGTACAACGGCGGTCTGCACAGCACCCCGCACGTCGGTGACGCCGTGGTGTTCAACTACGCCGCCGGCTGGGCCTCCCACGTCGCGATCGTGGCCTCGGTCAACACCGACGGCACCATCACCACCATCGGCGGCAACGAAGGCGGCATCAGGGGCACCTATGCCTCGACCTCGCACGTCCGCCAGTCCTCGAAGTTCAGCGGCGCGGTCGGCTACAGCTCCTACTACGGCATGCGCATCAGCGGTTACGCCTCGCCCATCGGCGGCAGCGACAACACCGCGCCCACGACGCCGCCCGCCGCGACCGTTCCCACCACCGCCCACCTGTTCGCCCTCGGCTCGGACAACCGCATCTACAACGACGAGGGCGACTACGCGGCCGGCAAGTGGAGCGGCTACGACATGGTGGACAACACCGCCGGCTTCAAGAAGACCGCCGCCGCGACCGTCGGCACGACCGTGCACCTGTTCGCGATCGGTTCGGACGACCGCGTCTACAGCAACGACGGCAACTACGCCGCCGGCAGCTGGAACGGCTACAAGCTGGTGGACAACGCCGCCGGCTTCAAGCAGATCACCACCGCCGTCACGGGCAACACCGTGCACCTGTACGCCATCGGCTCCGACGACCGCGTCTACAGCAACGACGGCGACTACACCACCGGCAGCTGGAGCGGCTTCAAGCTGGTGGACAACACCGCCGGCTTCAAGCAGATCACCGCAGCCGCCACCGGCAACACCGTCCACCTGTACGCGATCGGCTCCGACGACCGCGTCTACGGCGACAACGGCGACTACGCCACCGGTAGCTGGAGCGGCTTCAGCCAGGTGGACAGCACCGCCGGCTTCAGCCAGATCACGGCCTCGGCCACCGGAAACACCGTCCGCCTTTTCGCCATCGGCTCCGACAAGCGGATCTACGGCGACAACGGCGACTACTCCGCCGGCAAGTGGAGCGGCTTCAGCCAGGTGGACAACGCCGCCGGCTTCAACCAGATCGCCTCCGTCGCCCTCGGCAACACCGTGCACCTGTACGCGATCGGTGCGGACAACCGCGTCTACGACAACGCCGGCAACTACACCGCCGGCAGCTGGAGCGGCTTCAGCCAGGTGGACAACACCGCCGGCTTCCAGCAGATCACCGTGGCGCCCGGCGCCTGA
- a CDS encoding GDSL-type esterase/lipase family protein: MNRFTTLGAAAALLLAAGATATPATAAAADAAAAAVAPRTVRVMPLGDSITYGQGSCTGGGYRLPLRNLVAGQNRYAVDFVGAQQRGMMADPDHEGHPGSTIEQIRNGVDSWLSAAQPDAVLLHIGINDLNQNLDVTHAADRATLLVDQIFADRPGVTVIMQGLVPTTPGWSYQGLTESVAQYNSRLKQLETVEQLAGRHFEFVDAPALTPTNQADAAHPAQMADGLHPNDPGYARLAQNFFTPLDQAYTAGWFTGSSSPSNPPLPPNTVHLVNITSGSGLKNAEGNYSAVGWSGWSDLDARGIKEVAAAATGRVNHVYAIDGDGRIHEKDVDYATGTQSGWFPLTGAPVAAAAITASSCGSTVHLAVIGTDGHLYNSDGDYNGGGWNGWTDHGGTDLKRLASAATTDNVNHLFAIDGNSRLQELDADYNTGAWNRWTPAGPVGGSTATDVTASASGDTVHLGVIRTDGNWYNAEGNFAKGTWTSWTNMGGNGLKRIASAAANNVNHVFAVDRDNRIVERDGDYNTGNWTGWAEPAGGADSLGITASFTS, from the coding sequence GTGAACCGCTTCACCACCCTCGGCGCCGCCGCCGCTCTGCTGCTGGCGGCCGGAGCCACCGCCACCCCGGCAACGGCCGCCGCCGCCGACGCTGCCGCCGCCGCAGTCGCACCGCGGACCGTCCGGGTCATGCCGTTGGGCGACTCGATCACCTACGGTCAGGGCAGCTGCACCGGCGGGGGCTACCGGCTGCCGCTGCGGAACCTGGTCGCCGGCCAGAACCGCTACGCCGTGGACTTCGTCGGTGCCCAGCAGCGCGGCATGATGGCCGACCCGGACCACGAGGGCCACCCCGGCTCCACCATCGAGCAGATCCGCAACGGGGTCGACAGTTGGCTCTCGGCCGCCCAGCCCGATGCCGTCCTTCTGCACATCGGCATCAACGACCTCAACCAGAACCTCGACGTGACCCACGCCGCAGACCGCGCGACGCTCCTCGTCGACCAGATCTTCGCCGACCGGCCGGGTGTCACGGTCATCATGCAGGGCCTCGTCCCGACCACGCCCGGCTGGAGCTACCAGGGCCTGACCGAGTCGGTCGCCCAATACAACAGCCGACTCAAGCAGCTGGAGACCGTCGAACAGCTGGCCGGCCGGCACTTCGAGTTCGTCGATGCACCTGCGCTGACTCCCACCAACCAGGCGGACGCGGCCCACCCGGCACAGATGGCCGACGGCCTCCACCCGAACGACCCCGGCTACGCCCGGCTGGCGCAGAACTTCTTCACCCCGCTGGACCAGGCCTACACCGCGGGCTGGTTCACCGGGAGCTCCTCGCCGTCGAACCCGCCGCTGCCGCCGAACACCGTCCACCTGGTGAACATCACGTCCGGCTCCGGTCTGAAGAACGCCGAGGGCAACTACTCGGCGGTGGGCTGGAGCGGCTGGAGCGACCTGGACGCGAGGGGGATCAAGGAGGTGGCCGCCGCCGCGACCGGTCGGGTGAACCACGTCTACGCGATCGACGGTGACGGGCGGATCCACGAGAAGGACGTCGACTACGCCACCGGAACCCAGTCGGGCTGGTTCCCGCTGACCGGTGCCCCGGTCGCCGCCGCTGCCATCACCGCCTCATCCTGCGGCAGCACTGTCCACCTGGCCGTCATCGGCACCGATGGACACCTCTACAACTCCGACGGCGACTACAACGGCGGCGGCTGGAACGGCTGGACCGACCACGGCGGCACCGACCTCAAGCGACTGGCCAGCGCGGCAACCACCGACAACGTCAACCACCTCTTCGCCATCGACGGCAACAGCCGGCTCCAGGAACTCGACGCTGACTACAACACCGGCGCGTGGAACCGCTGGACGCCGGCCGGCCCGGTCGGCGGCAGCACCGCTACGGACGTGACCGCCTCGGCGAGCGGCGACACCGTCCACCTGGGCGTCATCCGCACGGACGGCAACTGGTACAACGCCGAAGGCAACTTCGCCAAGGGCACCTGGACCTCGTGGACGAACATGGGTGGCAACGGACTCAAGCGCATCGCCAGCGCTGCCGCCAACAACGTCAACCACGTCTTCGCCGTCGACCGCGACAACCGCATCGTCGAACGCGACGGTGACTACAACACCGGGAACTGGACCGGCTGGGCCGAACCGGCCGGCGGCGCCGACTCCCTCGGCATCACCGCCTCCTTCACCAGCTGA
- a CDS encoding DNA polymerase III subunit gamma and tau, with product MSLALYRRYRPETFAEVIGQEHVTAPLQQALRNNRVNHAYLFSGPRGCGKTTSARILARCLNCAQGPTPTPCGECQSCTDLATGGPGSIDVIEIDAASHGGVDDARELRERAFFAPVHSRYKIFILDEAHMVTPAGFNALLKVVEEPPEHLKFIFATTEPEKVIGTIRSRTHHYPFRLVPPGTLRDYLAQVCGREQIAVEDSVFPLVVRSGAGSVRDSMSVMDQLLAGAGEGGVTYAMATALLGYTDSALLDEVVDAFAAHDGATVFQVVDRVVEGGHDPRRFVTDLLERLRDLVILATVPDAGEKGLIDAPADRVAIMQAQADRFGPADLSRAADLVNTGLTEMRGNSAPRLQLELICARVMLPGAYGDELSLQARLDKLERRAATGGFAAPTAQVAPMAQMAPAAQQIQQAPPMQVAQSAPVAQPAAPEPVQPSPAPPVEVTPSQPAAAPGAWPIPRSFPSAGAPAQAPPAPAPVAAPVPTPAPAPQAAPAPQVTGGQPSVSAQQGAGQVRQLWPQILEAVKNRRRFTWILLSQNGQVAGFDGSTLQVSFINAGARDSFVGSNSDDVLKQALADSLGVDWRVECIVDPSGGTSGGVAAGGGTPPTAGGWGAPQQQSQQPQQPVRPAPMQPVQPVQAAPPQAQPTAPPFQAAAPSAQPQAPAPAQRPAPVHAPAPVEGPPADEYPPDDYDLEGDASFTGPSPTQVDQGANSQELIVRELGATVLEEIHHNR from the coding sequence GTGTCCCTAGCCCTGTACCGCCGCTATCGCCCCGAGACTTTCGCCGAGGTCATCGGGCAGGAGCACGTGACCGCTCCGCTCCAGCAGGCCCTGCGCAACAACAGGGTCAACCACGCCTACCTGTTCAGCGGCCCGCGCGGGTGCGGGAAGACGACGAGTGCCCGCATCCTGGCCCGCTGTCTGAACTGTGCGCAGGGCCCGACGCCCACTCCCTGTGGTGAGTGCCAGTCCTGTACGGACCTGGCGACCGGGGGGCCGGGTTCGATCGACGTGATCGAGATCGACGCCGCCTCGCACGGTGGTGTGGACGACGCGCGTGAGCTGCGGGAGCGGGCGTTCTTCGCGCCGGTGCACAGCAGGTACAAGATCTTCATCCTGGACGAGGCGCACATGGTGACCCCGGCCGGCTTCAACGCGCTGCTGAAGGTGGTGGAGGAGCCGCCGGAGCACCTCAAGTTCATCTTCGCGACGACCGAGCCGGAGAAGGTGATCGGGACGATCCGGTCCCGGACGCACCACTACCCCTTCCGGCTGGTGCCGCCCGGCACGCTGCGGGACTACCTGGCGCAGGTGTGCGGGCGGGAGCAGATCGCGGTCGAGGACTCGGTCTTCCCGCTGGTGGTCCGGTCCGGGGCCGGTTCGGTCCGGGATTCGATGTCGGTGATGGACCAGCTGCTCGCCGGGGCCGGCGAGGGCGGCGTCACGTACGCGATGGCCACCGCGCTGCTCGGGTACACCGACTCGGCGCTGCTGGACGAGGTGGTGGACGCGTTCGCCGCGCACGACGGGGCGACGGTGTTCCAGGTGGTCGATCGGGTGGTCGAGGGGGGCCACGACCCGCGCCGGTTCGTCACCGATCTGCTGGAGCGGCTGCGTGACCTGGTCATCCTGGCCACCGTGCCGGACGCGGGGGAGAAGGGGTTGATCGACGCCCCCGCCGACCGGGTCGCGATCATGCAGGCCCAGGCGGACCGGTTCGGTCCCGCTGATCTGAGCCGGGCGGCCGACCTGGTCAACACCGGGCTGACCGAGATGCGCGGGAACTCCGCGCCGAGGCTGCAGCTGGAGCTGATCTGCGCCCGGGTGATGCTGCCCGGCGCGTACGGGGACGAGCTGTCGCTGCAGGCCCGGCTGGACAAGCTGGAGCGCCGGGCGGCCACGGGCGGGTTCGCCGCCCCGACGGCCCAGGTGGCCCCGATGGCTCAGATGGCTCCGGCCGCCCAGCAGATCCAGCAGGCTCCGCCGATGCAGGTGGCGCAGTCCGCCCCGGTGGCCCAGCCGGCCGCGCCCGAGCCGGTTCAGCCGTCGCCCGCCCCGCCGGTGGAGGTGACGCCGAGTCAGCCCGCCGCCGCGCCCGGCGCGTGGCCGATCCCGCGCAGCTTCCCGTCCGCCGGTGCCCCGGCGCAGGCTCCCCCGGCGCCCGCCCCGGTCGCCGCGCCGGTGCCCACTCCCGCTCCCGCTCCGCAGGCCGCACCCGCCCCGCAGGTGACGGGCGGTCAGCCCTCGGTCTCCGCCCAGCAGGGCGCGGGCCAGGTCCGGCAGCTCTGGCCGCAGATCCTGGAGGCGGTGAAGAACCGCCGCCGTTTCACCTGGATCCTGCTCAGCCAGAACGGCCAGGTGGCGGGCTTCGACGGCAGCACGCTCCAGGTCTCGTTCATCAACGCGGGTGCCCGCGACAGCTTCGTCGGCAGCAACAGCGACGACGTGCTGAAGCAGGCGCTGGCCGACTCCCTCGGGGTGGACTGGCGGGTCGAGTGCATCGTCGACCCGTCCGGCGGCACCAGCGGTGGCGTGGCGGCCGGTGGCGGCACCCCGCCGACGGCCGGCGGCTGGGGCGCCCCGCAGCAGCAGAGTCAGCAGCCGCAGCAGCCCGTCCGGCCCGCGCCGATGCAGCCGGTGCAGCCGGTGCAGGCCGCCCCGCCGCAGGCCCAGCCGACCGCGCCCCCGTTCCAGGCGGCGGCCCCGTCGGCGCAGCCCCAGGCACCCGCGCCCGCCCAGCGGCCCGCGCCGGTCCACGCGCCCGCCCCGGTCGAGGGGCCGCCGGCGGACGAGTACCCGCCGGACGACTACGACCTGGAGGGCGACGCCAGCTTCACCGGCCCCTCGCCCACCCAGGTCGACCAGGGGGCGAACAGCCAGGAGCTGATCGTCCGTGAGCTGGGGGCCACGGTCCTGGAGGAGATTCACCACAACCGCTGA
- a CDS encoding YbaB/EbfC family nucleoid-associated protein, with protein sequence MFPGGGQPNMQQLLKQAQKMQEELAKAQRELAEAHVAGSAGGGLVEVTVTGAGELVSLTIAPAAVDPEDTETLADLILAAVRDANATAQKMQAERMGPLAQGLGGGIPGLPF encoded by the coding sequence GTGTTCCCTGGTGGTGGCCAGCCCAATATGCAGCAGCTGCTGAAGCAGGCGCAGAAGATGCAGGAGGAGCTCGCCAAGGCGCAGCGCGAGCTGGCCGAGGCGCACGTCGCCGGTTCGGCGGGCGGCGGTCTGGTCGAGGTGACGGTGACCGGCGCGGGTGAGCTGGTGTCGCTGACCATCGCGCCGGCCGCGGTCGACCCGGAGGACACCGAGACGCTGGCCGACCTGATCCTGGCCGCGGTCCGGGACGCCAACGCGACGGCGCAGAAGATGCAGGCCGAGCGGATGGGCCCGCTGGCCCAGGGCCTCGGCGGCGGTATCCCGGGCCTTCCGTTCTGA
- the recR gene encoding recombination mediator RecR, with protein MYEGVVQDLIDELGRLPGVGPKSAQRIAFHVLQADPVDVRRLAHALLEVKEKVRFCVVCGNVAEAEQCRVCLDQRRDRAVICVVEEPKDVVAVERTREFRGRYHVLGGAISPIEGIGPDDLRIRELMTRLADGTVTELILATDPNLEGEATATYLARLCKPMGLKVTRLASGLPVGGDLEYADEVTLGRAFEGRRLLDV; from the coding sequence TTGTACGAGGGCGTGGTTCAGGACCTGATCGACGAACTGGGCAGGCTGCCCGGCGTCGGGCCCAAGAGCGCGCAGCGGATCGCCTTCCACGTGCTGCAGGCCGACCCGGTGGACGTACGCCGGCTGGCGCACGCGCTGCTGGAGGTCAAGGAGAAGGTCCGGTTCTGCGTGGTCTGCGGCAATGTCGCGGAGGCCGAGCAGTGCCGGGTCTGCCTGGACCAGCGTCGCGACCGCGCGGTGATCTGCGTGGTCGAGGAACCCAAGGACGTGGTGGCGGTGGAGCGGACCCGCGAGTTCCGCGGCCGGTACCACGTGCTGGGCGGCGCGATCAGCCCGATCGAGGGCATCGGCCCGGACGACCTGCGGATCCGGGAGCTGATGACCAGGCTCGCGGACGGCACGGTGACGGAGCTGATCCTGGCGACCGACCCCAACCTGGAGGGGGAGGCGACCGCCACCTATCTGGCCCGGCTGTGCAAGCCGATGGGCCTGAAGGTGACCCGGCTGGCCAGTGGCCTGCCGGTCGGTGGGGACTTGGAGTACGCCGACGAGGTCACCCTCGGACGGGCCTTCGAAGGGAGACGACTTCTCGATGTCTGA
- a CDS encoding DUF5063 domain-containing protein: MSEQPSSTQPSSGTHPAGTGHKHEPDDFAVQIADSVESFVLAVTEVAKGDEPGSVVSLLLLEVSQLLLAGGRLGAIEDVVPEDRFEPDAGPEPDGVELRERLAELLAPIDVYHEVFDPYGPPEKPSAFRISDDMAGVVAELRHGLTHYQEGRVSEALWWWQFSYLSSWGSTCTAVLRALQSLIAHVRLDSPIGAAADGADTDDDGLTDEQLEQQAGDLMAAELGL; this comes from the coding sequence ATGTCTGAGCAGCCCAGCAGCACCCAACCCAGCAGCGGCACACACCCCGCCGGCACCGGGCACAAGCACGAGCCGGACGACTTCGCGGTGCAGATCGCGGACTCGGTGGAGAGCTTCGTGCTCGCGGTGACCGAGGTCGCCAAGGGCGACGAGCCGGGCAGCGTGGTCTCGCTGCTCCTGCTGGAGGTCTCGCAGCTCCTGCTGGCCGGTGGCCGGCTGGGCGCGATCGAGGACGTCGTGCCGGAGGACCGGTTCGAGCCGGACGCGGGCCCGGAGCCGGACGGGGTCGAGCTGCGCGAGCGGCTGGCCGAGCTGCTCGCCCCGATCGATGTCTACCACGAGGTCTTCGACCCGTACGGGCCGCCGGAGAAGCCGAGCGCGTTCCGGATCTCGGACGACATGGCGGGTGTGGTCGCCGAGCTGCGGCACGGGCTGACGCACTACCAGGAGGGCCGGGTCAGCGAGGCGCTCTGGTGGTGGCAGTTCTCCTACCTGTCCAGCTGGGGTTCGACCTGTACGGCGGTGCTGCGGGCGCTGCAGTCGCTGATCGCGCACGTCCGGCTGGACAGCCCGATCGGTGCGGCGGCGGACGGTGCGGACACTGACGACGACGGGCTGACGGACGAGCAGCTGGAACAGCAGGCGGGCGACCTGATGGCGGCCGAGCTCGGCCTCTGA